The genome window AGGTTGCCTATGTCGTAGCGGCGGCCCGGCATTTCCATGGCGTGAACGGCAGTCCTGGCGCACAGCCAGACCACAAAGCTGCCCGGGGCGTCGGTGCCGCAGCCTGCCTCTATGCCCTCCGCCACCAGCTGCAGCTCTCTTTTGGGAAAATAGTAAAAGGGAGGGCAGCACCAGTGGCTTTTGGGCTCTGCGGGCTTTTCTTCCATGCTCAGTATAAGGTCGCCCTTGCCCACCTCGGCCACGCCGCATTTTTTCAGCTTGTCGCCGTCCGGCTCAAAATACCGCATGACGCAGGCGGTATCCCGCCTGCGGGCGTAGTCCACAAAGCGGGTGAGGGAAAAGTCCAGCAGGTTGTCGCCGGCTATCACCACCACGTCGTCGTCGATGCCCAGGGCGTCTATGGCAAAGCGTATGTCCTTCACGGCTCCCAGCCTGTCCTCGTTGGACACGGTGCCGTCGTCCAGCACCGTCACGGGCAGAGGGATGCCGGCGGCCCATTTTTCAAAGTGCGCCGCGAATCTGTGGTTGGATATGACCGCGTATTCGTCTATGAGGCCGCAGGTCTCCAGGTCTTCGGTGAGCCAGCCGAGAATGGGCTTGCCCGCCACCTCCAGCAGAGGCTTGGGGAAGTCTTTGGTGAGAGGATACAGCCGGGTGGCGTAGCCGGCCGCCAGGATAAGGCATTTCATAGGGCTTCTCCCGCGCCGATGCCGTCTGCCGTGGAGCAGATGCAGGCGGAATATTTGCCCTGCAGGGCGGGAAAGGAGGCCAGA of Abditibacteriota bacterium contains these proteins:
- a CDS encoding nucleotidyltransferase family protein, giving the protein MKCLILAAGYATRLYPLTKDFPKPLLEVAGKPILGWLTEDLETCGLIDEYAVISNHRFAAHFEKWAAGIPLPVTVLDDGTVSNEDRLGAVKDIRFAIDALGIDDDVVVIAGDNLLDFSLTRFVDYARRRDTACVMRYFEPDGDKLKKCGVAEVGKGDLILSMEEKPAEPKSHWCCPPFYYFPKRELQLVAEGIEAGCGTDAPGSFVVWLCARTAVHAMEMPGRRYDIGNLASYEQAQKEYKGITI